Below is a window of Chryseobacterium indicum DNA.
ATTTCGTTTGAATTTGCCTCAAGAGGATGTCAGGATATTACGTCCGTAGAAATGAATCCGAAACATACGTCTTTTCTTAATTCTACCGCTTCTGAACTTGGATTCAGTCTGCAGGTGAATGTTCAGCGGGGCGATGTTTTCGACTGGCTGAAGAAATTCAGAAATAAAAAATCTTTTGAAATCGTTTTTTCCGATGCTCCTTTCGAAGTGGAAGAAAAAAAGTATCAGGAAATTATTTCTCTGGTTTTAAACAATAAATACCTGAAGGAAAACGGAATTCTAGTGATAGAACACCAAAGCCGAATGAAATTTGATCATCCGAATTTAATCGATACCCGAAAATACGGAAATGTAAGTTTCAGTTTTTTTGAACCGAATAAGGAAGAAACTACAGAAATACAGAATCAGGAATAATTTTCCTGATTTTTTGTTTTAAATAATTTTTACTTTTTCAGAGGAAACAACCGCACTTTCGCCCCATTTTGCAATTTCTTTTAAAAGAGGAAGCAACGTTTTTCCGAAATCCGTTAAAGTGTATTCCACCATTAAAGGCGGCTTTTCTGTGTACACTTTTCTGTCGATAATATGATCTTCTTCAAGCTGTTTTAGCTGTAAACTTAACGTTCTTTCTGTAATTGTGGGAATTAATTTTCTTAGCTCGTTGTATCTTTTTGCTCCATCAATCAGATAAAACAAAATCACGGCTTTCCATTTTCCGCCGATAAATCTCATGGTAACCGTTGTACAGCAAGGATATTCTTTATTATCTATTGAATACATTTTTTTCATACTATCATTTTAGACCGTTATTGCAAATATATCAAACATACATTAATTTTGCAACTATAAAAAATATAGTATAAAATTATGAGCTTTTTAGAAAAAATGAAATCGAGATATACCGTAAAAAAGTATAATCCTCAAG
It encodes the following:
- a CDS encoding RsmD family RNA methyltransferase, translated to MYRIISGKWKAKKIAAPKNFDVRPTTDFAKEALFSILENTYDMQSVSVLDLFAGIGSISFEFASRGCQDITSVEMNPKHTSFLNSTASELGFSLQVNVQRGDVFDWLKKFRNKKSFEIVFSDAPFEVEEKKYQEIISLVLNNKYLKENGILVIEHQSRMKFDHPNLIDTRKYGNVSFSFFEPNKEETTEIQNQE
- a CDS encoding winged helix-turn-helix transcriptional regulator, yielding MYSIDNKEYPCCTTVTMRFIGGKWKAVILFYLIDGAKRYNELRKLIPTITERTLSLQLKQLEEDHIIDRKVYTEKPPLMVEYTLTDFGKTLLPLLKEIAKWGESAVVSSEKVKII